A single Biomphalaria glabrata chromosome 2, xgBioGlab47.1, whole genome shotgun sequence DNA region contains:
- the LOC106055258 gene encoding NAD-dependent protein deacetylase sirtuin-1-like isoform X1, with protein MQATSNATDITSSLAHPLPPQMSETMISSDSSEEAAKASSRSATAESCTSTTQVNETSQSSRASDGHDEGPGSASALAVKNQCISNEADNDNTSEISDFSDLSQESWQPVQGPIAWVQEQMRKGQSPHKILEDLVPSGTVIPEGLDPIMLWKIIISIVSEPPKRKKLTDINTLDDVLRLLRNSKKIMVLTGAGVSVSCGIPDFRSRDGIYARLAKDFPNLPDPQAMFDIHFFRSDPRPFFKFAKEIYPGQFRPSLCHYFIKLLEEKGKLLRNYTQNIDTLEQVAGIQNVIQCHGSFATASCTVCGYKVDSDAIQEDIFNQVIPHCPRCSPAVHNAVMKPDIVFFGESLPEHFHNQMAADKDECDLLIVIGSSLKVRPVALIPNSLPAHVPQILINRERLHHFNFDVELLGNCDGIMAELCRRLGPGWDHLATPGPPLDEVTMSSLPTPPISPESIESHASVCCKSHEALSPSVTNRAAYINSLTNAEDEVEISTSECIVSSAATSQKASSPSVEEDVAGTNEVVTSQSDSACCKSHKAHHYKHSGKWTFSSSRNTLALTDCVSPADHSCSPHSDHPTNSSCSSQEIETLVSACHKKDVMYVPNKKSHSHHRQTNSHSYHNHHSQEQQLGTFVHTTFDPEQHRAALLLDQLGSQQPKKAEKRAHDVSEFAEADSQGEHCAEVKRPRLESHCEEVNGNEVDLVRSDSISQDGSLEDIRKMWCSKNRVSLAHRMAEHQVLYLPPSSYVFKGAEVYTDSESSDSSDDDDEEEDEDANEESSASSEAEADQSHEISVEAAGGADSSGLATSEVDSPGADELSTLNESQNNECLSMPDIPVDVAADALSACQVSSTDDIKSF; from the exons CAAGCGATGGACATGATGAAGGCCCAGGTTCAGCCAGTGCACTTGCTGTTAAAAACCAG TGTATCAGTAATGAGGCAGATAATGACAATACCAGTGAAATCAGTGATTTCTCAGACTTGAGTCAGGAGTCATGGCAACCAGTACAAG GTCCCATAGCCTGGGTTCAGGAACAGATGAGAAAAGGACAGAGCCCTCACAAAATATTGGAAGACCTTGTACCATCTGGTACCGTGATTCCTGAGGGTCTTGATCCAATAATGTTGTGGAAGATCATCATTAGTATTGTTTCGGAGCCACCAAAGCGCAAGAAACTGACAGACATTAACACATTAGATGATGTGCTTAGGCTGCTCAGAAACTCAAAAAAGATAATGGTTTTGACTGGTGCAGGG GTTTCTGTATCATGTGGTATACCAGATTTTCGATCTCGTGATGGTATATATGCAAGACTGGCTAAGGATTTTCCCAATCTTCCAGATCCACAGGCAATGTTTGATATACACTTTTTCCGATCAGATCCAAGGCCATTCTTCAAATTTGCTAAA GAAATTTACCCAGGTCAATTTCGTCCTTCCCTTTGTCACTATTTCATTAAATTGCTAGAAGAGAAAGGTAAACTGTTGAGAAACTATACGCAAAACATAGACACACTAGAACAAGTGGCTGGGATACAGAATGTGATACAGTGCCATG GTTCATTTGCCACAGCTTCTTGCACAGTTTGTGGATATAAGGTGGATTCTGATGCAATTCAAGAAGATATATTCAACCAA gtgATCCCTCATTGTCCAAGATGCTCCCCAGCAGTACATAATGCTGTAATGAAACCAGATATTGTCTTCTTTGGAGAAAGTCTTCCAGAGCATTTTCACAACCAAATGGCAGCGGATAAAGATGAATGTGACCTTCTTATTGTTATTGGTTCATCTCTTAAAGTTCGCCCTGTCGCCCTTATTCCTA ACTCTTTACCAGCTCATGTGCCACAGATTTTAATAAACAGGGAAAGACTTCACCACTTCAACTTTGATGTAGAACTTCTTGGTAATTGTGATGGAATTATGGCTGAACTTTGTCGTAGGCTTGGTCCAGGTTGGGACCACCTAGCTACACCAGGACCACCACTAGATGAAGTGACTATGTCTAGTCTTCCAACTCCACCAATAAGTCCAGAATCAATAGAATCCCATGCTTCTGTGTGCTGTAAATCTCATGAGGCTCTTTCTCCTTCTGTCACCAATAGAGCAGCTTACATCAATTCATTGACCAATGCAGAGGATGAAGTAGAAATTAGCACATCAGAATGCATTGTTAGCTCTGCAGCTACATCTCAGAAAGCATCATCCCCTTCAGTAGAGGAAGATGTTGCAGGCACCAACGAAGTTGTGACATCTCAATCTGACTCAGCCTGCTGCAAAAGTCACAAGGCCCACCACTACAAACATTCAGGCAAGTGGACTTTCTCATCATCTCGTAACACTCTAGCCCTGACTGACTGTGTATCACCTGCAGATCATTCATGCTCCCCTCACTCCGACCACCCTACAAACAGCTCTTGCTCATCCCAGGAGATTGAAACACTGGTCAGTGCATGTCATAAAAAGGATGTTATGTATGTGCCCAACAAAAAGTCTCACTCACACCACCGGCAAACCAATTCTCATTCTTACCACAATCACCACAGCCAGGAGCAGCAGTTGGGCACTTTCGTGCATACTACTTTTGATCCTGAGCAGCACAGAGCTGCTCTATTGCTTGATCAGCTTGGCTCTCAGCAGCCAAAGAAAGCAGAAAAAAGAGCCCATGATGTTAGTGAATTTGCTGAGGCTGATTCCCAGGGGGAACATTGTGCTGAAGTGAAGAGACCTCGGCTAGAATCTCACTGTGAAGAAGTGAATGGAAATGAGGTTGATCTAGTGAGAAGTGATTCTATATCACAAGATGGATCACTGGAGGACATCAGAAAAATGTGGTGTAGTAAAAACAGGGTCAGTTTGGCACACAGAATGGCTG AGCACCAAGTACTTTATCTCCCACCAAGTAGCTATGTCTTTAAAGGGGCTGAAGTATACACAGATTCTGAAAGTTCCGATTccagtgatgatgatgatgaggaggaggaTGAAGATGCCAATGAAGAGAGTAGTGCTTCCAGTGAGGCAGAGGCTGACCAGTCCCATGAAATATCTGTTGAAGCTGCTGGAGGAGCAGATTCTTCTGGCCTTGCCACTTCAGAAGTTGATTCTCCTGGAGCTGATGAGCTCTCCACTCTGAATGAATCTCAGAATAATGAGTGCCTCTCTATGCCAGACATTCCAGTTGATGTGGCAGCTGATGCCTTATCTGCGTGCCAAGTCTCTTCTACAGATGACATTAAGTCATTCTGA
- the LOC106055258 gene encoding NAD-dependent protein deacetylase sirtuin-1-like isoform X2 yields MQATSNATDITSSLAHPLPPQMSETMISSDSSEEAAKASSRSATAESCTSTTQVNETSQSSRASDGHDEGPGSASALAVKNQCISNEADNDNTSEISDFSDLSQESWQPVQGPIAWVQEQMRKGQSPHKILEDLVPSGTVIPEGLDPIMLWKIIISIVSEPPKRKKLTDINTLDDVLRLLRNSKKIMVLTGAGVSVSCGIPDFRSRDGIYARLAKDFPNLPDPQAMFDIHFFRSDPRPFFKFAKEIYPGQFRPSLCHYFIKLLEEKGKLLRNYTQNIDTLEQVAGIQNVIQCHGSFATASCTVCGYKVDSDAIQEDIFNQVIPHCPRCSPAVHNAVMKPDIVFFGESLPEHFHNQMAADKDECDLLIVIGSSLKVRPVALIPNSLPAHVPQILINRERLHHFNFDVELLGNCDGIMAELCRRLGPGWDHLATPGPPLDEVTMSSLPTPPISPESIESHASVCCKSHEALSPSVTNRAAYINSLTNAEDEVEISTSECIVSSAATSQKASSPSVEEDVAGTNEVVTSQSDSACCKSHKAHHYKHSEHQVLYLPPSSYVFKGAEVYTDSESSDSSDDDDEEEDEDANEESSASSEAEADQSHEISVEAAGGADSSGLATSEVDSPGADELSTLNESQNNECLSMPDIPVDVAADALSACQVSSTDDIKSF; encoded by the exons CAAGCGATGGACATGATGAAGGCCCAGGTTCAGCCAGTGCACTTGCTGTTAAAAACCAG TGTATCAGTAATGAGGCAGATAATGACAATACCAGTGAAATCAGTGATTTCTCAGACTTGAGTCAGGAGTCATGGCAACCAGTACAAG GTCCCATAGCCTGGGTTCAGGAACAGATGAGAAAAGGACAGAGCCCTCACAAAATATTGGAAGACCTTGTACCATCTGGTACCGTGATTCCTGAGGGTCTTGATCCAATAATGTTGTGGAAGATCATCATTAGTATTGTTTCGGAGCCACCAAAGCGCAAGAAACTGACAGACATTAACACATTAGATGATGTGCTTAGGCTGCTCAGAAACTCAAAAAAGATAATGGTTTTGACTGGTGCAGGG GTTTCTGTATCATGTGGTATACCAGATTTTCGATCTCGTGATGGTATATATGCAAGACTGGCTAAGGATTTTCCCAATCTTCCAGATCCACAGGCAATGTTTGATATACACTTTTTCCGATCAGATCCAAGGCCATTCTTCAAATTTGCTAAA GAAATTTACCCAGGTCAATTTCGTCCTTCCCTTTGTCACTATTTCATTAAATTGCTAGAAGAGAAAGGTAAACTGTTGAGAAACTATACGCAAAACATAGACACACTAGAACAAGTGGCTGGGATACAGAATGTGATACAGTGCCATG GTTCATTTGCCACAGCTTCTTGCACAGTTTGTGGATATAAGGTGGATTCTGATGCAATTCAAGAAGATATATTCAACCAA gtgATCCCTCATTGTCCAAGATGCTCCCCAGCAGTACATAATGCTGTAATGAAACCAGATATTGTCTTCTTTGGAGAAAGTCTTCCAGAGCATTTTCACAACCAAATGGCAGCGGATAAAGATGAATGTGACCTTCTTATTGTTATTGGTTCATCTCTTAAAGTTCGCCCTGTCGCCCTTATTCCTA ACTCTTTACCAGCTCATGTGCCACAGATTTTAATAAACAGGGAAAGACTTCACCACTTCAACTTTGATGTAGAACTTCTTGGTAATTGTGATGGAATTATGGCTGAACTTTGTCGTAGGCTTGGTCCAGGTTGGGACCACCTAGCTACACCAGGACCACCACTAGATGAAGTGACTATGTCTAGTCTTCCAACTCCACCAATAAGTCCAGAATCAATAGAATCCCATGCTTCTGTGTGCTGTAAATCTCATGAGGCTCTTTCTCCTTCTGTCACCAATAGAGCAGCTTACATCAATTCATTGACCAATGCAGAGGATGAAGTAGAAATTAGCACATCAGAATGCATTGTTAGCTCTGCAGCTACATCTCAGAAAGCATCATCCCCTTCAGTAGAGGAAGATGTTGCAGGCACCAACGAAGTTGTGACATCTCAATCTGACTCAGCCTGCTGCAAAAGTCACAAGGCCCACCACTACAAACATTCAG AGCACCAAGTACTTTATCTCCCACCAAGTAGCTATGTCTTTAAAGGGGCTGAAGTATACACAGATTCTGAAAGTTCCGATTccagtgatgatgatgatgaggaggaggaTGAAGATGCCAATGAAGAGAGTAGTGCTTCCAGTGAGGCAGAGGCTGACCAGTCCCATGAAATATCTGTTGAAGCTGCTGGAGGAGCAGATTCTTCTGGCCTTGCCACTTCAGAAGTTGATTCTCCTGGAGCTGATGAGCTCTCCACTCTGAATGAATCTCAGAATAATGAGTGCCTCTCTATGCCAGACATTCCAGTTGATGTGGCAGCTGATGCCTTATCTGCGTGCCAAGTCTCTTCTACAGATGACATTAAGTCATTCTGA
- the LOC106064543 gene encoding uncharacterized protein LOC106064543: protein MSDVQNRRHKLKTENPEKYAELLAKERAASLKYLHTKKKQWEEGNHSQAEIEEYNAKKEKKRQYIRDYYWKIKTQKSRQTRNSAGATPTTPKSDHENKRPKDMSPNELRKHRSSQRKAQRAALSHQKKTAIRLKERERKRKLREAAKLARISNSPAGLSDRVGHLKQSAYNLNHEFKAKTKKLAMSPMEYAQTALNLLNPRTPEKKQAIRELQRKHPCRSLFNTQESDDLDIEEELGIQLRDSLLEVPEAEEEISKPAHNMVQLFYIRDDVSRMLPHARYSTKHGAARVMVQTIKSAHQLYKKEHPSLPVSLTLFQTLRPKNVRLLGSVPIDSCLCVYCTNVRLMINALNRHLGSSGQLPKETEMLRFMTCLTEKDWPDIKCIDGACVECADKMRPFKIFCRDIIKTQGVRWKRWAKSEAGKLEPMEKEGSIRDLLTDLQKALEEPTKGTSFLQHLFTAFWQYRQFKICRSNPEENEVVMVQDFGENRKAAYASEIKSAHFGKTQITVHPVVCFYRCGDQVVRHSIIFLSDDICHDHHAVKTFTMRTLELLRDKTTFSKITIWSDGAASQYKGKGTFCDLSNMLGLDVQRCYYGSEHGKGEADGETGVLSQAIKRAVHEGISFRDAKDMVDHLSKLNSNSHRQYVLVSNIERDSNDDDSLAIPGSRKLHQYQRLAAYVLRARRLCCFCCACRQNKFNLCINADIVGEYEIHKLKPNVNVILNNGFLEDPDVQRKSSVPEPESSVHQLKVGDYVKLHCSINKVKKIFYAVVIVAPAEQNADFSVRFLEKSGTSYVFGGQMDVGLIAPGPPDFYTWEFIPPDKYRLDNRGHHFFGI from the exons atgtctGATGTTCAAAATCGTCGTCACAAATTAAAGACTGAAAATCCAGAAAAGTATGCGGAATTGCTGGCAAAAGAAAGAGCAGCATCACTAAAGTAcctgcacacaaaaaaaaaacaatgggaaGAAGGTAACCATAGCCAGGCTGAAATAGAAGAATACAAcgctaagaaagaaaaaaaaag ACAATATATCAGAGACTATTATTGGAAAATTAAGACACAGAAGTCTCGCCAAACACGGAACAGTGCAGGTGCCACTCCCACCACTCCAAAATCCGATCATGAAAATAAGAGACCTAAGGATATGTCACCTAATGAGTTAAGGAAGCATCGATCAAGCCAGAGAAAAGCCCAGAGAGCAGCTTTGAGCCATcaaaaaaaaactgctataAG acttaaagaaagagaaaggaaaagaaaactGCGTGAAGCAGCTAAGCTGGCTAGAATTAGTAACAGTCCTGCTGGACTATCTGATAGAGTTGGACATCTTAAACAATCAGCTTACAACCTGAATCATGAA ttcAAAGCAAAGACCAAGAAACTTGCTATGTCTCCTATGGAATATGCCCAGACTGCCCTAAATTTACTCAACCCTAGAACTCCAGAGAAAAAACAAGCTATTAGGGAACTGCAAAGAAAACACCCCTGCCGATCTCTTTTCAATACTCAGGAGTCAGATGATCTGGACATAGAAGAGGAACTTGGTATTCAGCTGCGAGATTCACTTTTGGAAGTACCTGAAGCAGAAGAAGAAATTTCTAAGCCTGCTCACAATATGGTGCAG CTTTTCTACATTCGTGATGATGTATCCCGGATGCTGCCACATGCACGTTACTCGACAAAGCATGGGGCTGCGAGAGTGATGGTGCAAACTATCAAATCGGCTCATCAACTGTACAAGAAGGAACACCCATCTTTGCCTGTGAGCCTGACCCTTTTTCAAACTCTGCGACCAAAAAATGTGAGGCTTTTGGGGTCTGTGCCAATAGACAGTTGCCTTTGTGTGTACTGCACAAATGTTCG TTTGATGATAAATGCCTTAAATAGGCATTTAGGCTCATCAGGTCAATTACCTAAAGAAACTGAGATGCTCAGGTTTATGACCTGCCTTACAGAGAAGGATTGGCCTGATATTAAATGTATCGATG GAGCTTGTGTTGAGTGTGCCGACAAAATGAGACCATTCAAGATCTTCTGTAGGGACATAATTAAAACACAAGGTGTCCGGTGGAAGAGATGGGCCAAATCAGAAGCTGGAAAACTGGAGCCCATGGAAAAGGAAGGGTCCATAAG GGACTTGCTTACAGATCTTCAAAAAGCACTGGAGGAGCCTACAAAAGGCACAAGCTTTCTGCAGCATCTATTCACAGCATTTTGGCAGTATAGACAGTTTAAGATTTGTAGAAGCAACCCTGAAGAAA ATGAGGTAGTAATGGTTCAAGATTTTGGAGAAAATCGAAAAGCAGCCTATGCGTCCGAAATCAAGAGTGCACATTTTGGGAAAACCCAAATAACAGTGCACCCGGTGGTATGTTTTTACCGTTGTGGTGATCAAGTGGTCAGACACAGCATCATTTTTTTAAGTGATGACATCTGCCATGATCATCATGCGGTAAAAACATTCACCATGAGGACATTAGAGCTGCTTAGAGATAAAACCACATTCTCCAAAATCACCATATGGAGTGATGGGGCAGCCAGCCAGTACAAG GGTAAGGGCACATTCTGTGACCTTAGCAATATGCTAGGTCTTGATGTGCAGAGGTGCTATTACGGCTCCGAACATGGCAAGGGTGAGGCGGATGGTGAGACGGGGGTCTTGAGTCAAGCAATAAAAAGAGCTGTCCATGAAGGCATCTCTTTCAGAGATGCAAAGGACATGGTTGACCACCTGTCTAAACTGAACTCAAACTCTCACAG GCAATATGTTCTGGTGAGTAACATCGAGAGAGACAGTAATGATGATGACTCACTTGCCATCCCAGGTAGCCGTAAACTGCACCAGTACCAACGACTGGCTGCTTATGTCCTAAGAGCCCGCCGGctgtgttgtttttgttgtgccTGCAGGCAGAACAAATTCAACTTGTGCATAAATGCTGACATTGTTGGGGAATATGAAATTCACAAGTTGAAACCAAA cgtgAATGTCATTCTCAACAATGGCTTTTTAGAGGATCCAGATGTACAGAGGAAAAGTTCAGTTCCTGAGCCTGAAAG ttctGTGCATCAGCTAAAAGTGGGAGACTACGTCAAACTGCACTGCAGCATAAATAAAGTCAAGAAAATTTTTTATGCTGTT GTGATTGTTGCTCCCGCTGAACAAAATGCTGATTTCAGTGTCAGGTTCTTAGAAAAAAGTGGGACATCATATGTATTTGGCGGCCAGATGGATGTTGGGCTAATTGCACCTGGCCCCCCTGATTTCTATACATGGGAATTCATTCCGCCAGATAAGTACCGATTAGATAACCGGGGACATCATTTTTTTGGGatatag